The following coding sequences lie in one Arachis ipaensis cultivar K30076 chromosome B03, Araip1.1, whole genome shotgun sequence genomic window:
- the LOC107629235 gene encoding exosome complex component RRP41-like, with the protein MAGKGGSAPATYSPSPTTQKKKTSLFQEDWVRPDGRGFHQCRPAFFRTGAVNAASGSAYAEFGNTKIIVSVFGPRESKKAMMYSDIGRLNCNVSYTTFASPVRGQGSDHKEYTAMLHKALEGAIILESFPKTTVDVFALVLESGGSDLPVVISCASLALADAGIMMYDLVASVSVSCLSKNLVIDPIFEEENSQDGSLMITCMPSRYEITQLTFTGEWSTPKIDEGMQLCLDACAKLAKIMRSCLKEAASDSQE; encoded by the exons ATGGCCGGCAAAGGCGGAAGCGCTCCGGCGACGTACTCGCCGTCTCCGACCACTCAGAAGAAGAAAACTTCCCTTTTCCAAGAAGATTGGGTCCGACCTGATGGCCGTGGCTTCCACCAGTGCAGACCTGCTT TTTTCAGGACTGGTGCTGTGAATGCTGCATCAGGATCAGCCTATGCGGAGTTTGGAAACACCAAGATCATTGTATCTGT ATTCGGGCCTAGGGAGAGCAAGAAGGCAATGATGTACAGTGATATAGGGCGTTTAAATTGCAATGTTAGCTATACAACGTTTGCAAGTCCAGTTCGTGGACag GGTTCAGACCACAAAGAATACACTGCAATGCTTCATAAAGCTTTGGAGGGTGCAATAATATTGGAATCTTTCCCCAAGACAACTGTGGATGTTTTTGCATTGGTGCTGGAATCTGGCGGCA gTGATCTCCCAGTTGTCATATCATGTGCTAGCCTTGCCCTGGCTGATGCTGGAATAATGATGTATGACCTCGTTGCATCAGTTTCTGTG TCCTGTCTCAGTAAGAATCTTGTCATTGATCCTATTTTTGAGGAGGAAAACTCCCAAGATGGAAGCTTGATGATTACGTGCATGCCTTCTCGCTATGAAATTACTCAACTTACATTTACTGGGGAATGGTCCACCCCAAAGATTGACGAG GGAATGCAGCTTTGCCTTGACGCTTGTGCAAAGCTTGCAAAGATTATGAGGTCATGTTTGAAAGAAGCTGCTTCTGATTCTCAGGAATAG
- the LOC107629236 gene encoding receptor-like serine/threonine-protein kinase NCRK, with translation MKLKLRVALAIIFVLLSIEHSFSDEPSDTYGLNKWKCTCAFQGNQSYSIANCSKSCDCRSDAEETSSIWTCLCNPNGFPQMGVASANGHNHNCFSACNCTWGTNSLPLGSKKHISSKTVVVILLICVVCTTIAFLTSVLCYVYRRDRCPIQSPIFSPDKETSSGSTANLISHRTVTSSVAETKFAIDSPVSNMTGCFQKASFLFGIQRETFHGNIIQFSFAELENATENFLGSNLIGLGGSSYVYRGRLKDGSIVAVKRLKDPGGPEADSAFFKEIELLSRLHHCHLVPLLGYCSELKGRHFQRLLVFEYMSNGNLRDWLDGVSAKNLDWTTRVTIAIGAARGLEYLHEAAAPRILHRDVKSTNILLDENWQAKITDLGMAKNVRADDHPSCSNSPARMQGTFGYFAPEYAIVGRASLESDVFSFGVVLLELISGRQPIYKTTGKEESLVIWAAPRLQDSRRVILELVDPQLKRDFPEEEVQIMAYLAKECLLLDPETRPSMSEVVQILSSISPDKSRRRRNIPASLFLEPVEAERSPVHNSLQQDTDHRFWVGNKNKEANVDSAEHTENLTLLTSKSESCHVSEEEIVDLTEPRYESFCMANVNFS, from the exons ATGAAGCTCAAGCTCAGAGTTGCTCTTGCTATCATCTTCGTCTTGCTCTCGATTGAGCACTCATTTTCTG ATGAGCCTTCTGATACCTATGGCCTAAACAAGTGGAAATGTACATGTGCTTTCCAAGGGAACCAGAGCTACTCTATTGCAAATTGTTCTAAGTCATGTGATTGCCGTTCGG ATGCTGAAGAGACTTCATCTATATGGACATGCTTATGTAATCCCAATGGATTCCCCCAAATGGGAGTGGCATCAGCAAATGGCCACAACCATAATTGCTTCAGTGCCTGCAACTGTACCTGGG GAACTAACAGCTTGCCACTAGGTTCAAAGAAACACATCTCCAGCAAGACTGTTGTAGTTATTCTACTAATATGTGTTGTCTGTACGACCATTGCATTTCTTACCTCAGTCCTATGCTATGTCTACCGAAGGGACAGATGTCCTATTCAATCACCAATATTTTCACCGGATAAGGAAACAAGTAGTGGTAGCACTGCCAACTTAATTAGTCACAGGACAGTGACTTCTTCAGTGGCAGAAACAAAATTTGCTATTGATTCTCCTGTTAGTAATATGACAG GATGCTTTCAGAAAGCCTCTTTCTTGTTTGGGATCCAGAGGGAAACTTTTCATGGAAATATTATTCAATTTTCCTTTGCCGAACTAGAAAATGCCACTGAAAACTTTCTAGGCTCCAACCTAATTGGACTAGGTGGAAGTAGTTATGTATACCGCGGTCGTCTGAAAGATGGTAGTATCGTGGCAGTTAAGCGACTAAAAGATCCAGGAGGGCCAGAAGCAGACTCTGCATTTTTCAAAGAG ATTGAACTATTATCTAGACTTCATCATTGCCATTTGGTGCCTTTGCTTGGATACTGCTCAGAATTAAAAGGGAGACATTTTCAAAGGCTACTAGTATTCGAGTACATGTCTAATGGGAATTTGAGGGACTGGTTAGATGGAGTGTCTGCAAAAAATCTCGACTGGACCACACGCGTCACAATCGCAATTGGAGCCGCAAGGGGCTTGGAATATCTCCATGAAGCGGCTGCTCCAAGAATTCTTCATAGAGATGTCAAATCAACAAACATTCTTCTGGATGAAAATTGGCAAGCAAAG ATAACTGACCTTGGTATGGCTAAGAACGTGCGAGCGGATGATCACCCCAGCTGTTCGAATTCTCCAGCTAGAATGCAGGGAACATTTGGATATTTTGCACCCGAGTATGCTATTGTTGGGCGAGCCTCTCTTGAATCGGATGTTTTCAGTTTTGGGGTGGTTCTCCTTGAGCTTATCAGTGGTCGGCAACCAATCTATAAAACTACGGGCAAAGAAGAAAGCCTTGTTATTTGG GCTGCGCCCCGCTTACAGGATAGTAGGCGAGTAATATTGGAGTTGGTCGATCCACAACTGAAAAGAGACTTCCCGGAAGAAGAGGTACAGATTATGGCATACTTAGCAAAGGAATGTTTGTTGCTGGATCCGGAAACTCGTCCATCTATGAGTGAGGTTGTTCAAATTCTCTCAAGTATTTCGCCTGACAAATCGAGACGAAGAAGAAACATTCCAGCTAGCCTGTTCCTG GAACCAGTAGAAGCAGAAAGATCTCCAGTTCATAATTCATTGCAACAAGACACTGATCATAGATTCTGGGTtgggaacaaaaacaaagaagctAATGTAGATTCAGCTGAGCATACAGAGAATTTGACCCTCTTGACATCAAAATCCGAGAGTTGCCACGTGTCAGAAGAGGAAATAGTAGACCTAACTGAGCCGCGATACGAATCATTTTGCATGGCAAATGTCAATTTCTCATGA
- the LOC107629237 gene encoding uncharacterized protein LOC107629237, with protein MGSKWRKMKLALGFNTCVHIPRDLDDSPSAAAARFSDVTSPSVVSPASGGYYSSSTPTTPSSSSALRLPKSPKGTCAICLNTMKPGQGHAIFTAECSHSFHFHCITSNVKHGNQICPVCRAKWKEIPFHSPAFNGYHDMARINPVTARDDAWTTVMRRIPSPQGDSVRPIPSLYHVPEPAIFDDDEALDQQNSVTCHKNEADHDEIMNRIEIKTYPEVSSVPMSSSHDNFAVLIHLKAPQAATKQSNVGTNGETTPNSRASVDLVTVLDVSGSMGGTKIALLKRAMGFVIQNLGPSDRLSVIAFSSTARRIFPLRLMTDTGRQQALQAVNSLSANGGTNIAEGLRKGAKVFTECRSKNPVCSIILLSDGQDTYTVNSRPSVGADYQSLVPNSIHRNNGAGLQIPVHAFGFGSDHDSTSMHSISEISGGTFSFIEAEDVIQDAFAQCIGGLLSVVVQELQVEVACIHPSLQLNSVKAGSYQTTLSGNARMASISVGDLYADEERDFLVTVNVPADMSSHEMSLLLVKGLYRDPITKEMVFLEENSEVKIQRSDSGGVQEVSIQVDRQRNRLRVAEAIAEARIAAERGNLSTAVSVLDSCHKALSETVSAKAGDRLCAALSAELKEMQERMSTQRVYEQSGRAYVLSGLSSHSWQRATARGDSTDSTSLVQAYQTPSMVDMVTRSQTMILGAPTQHRRVLRPAKSFPERQSQRGH; from the exons atgggaaGCAAATGGAGAAAAATGAAGCTTGCTCTTGGCTTCAACACTTGTGTTCACATTCCTAGAGATTTAGATGACTCCCCTTCAGCTGCAGCCGCCAGATTTTCCGACGTTACCTCGCCGTCGGTTGTGTCGCCGGCCTCCGGCGGATACTACTCTTCAAGCACCCCAACGACGCCGTCTTCTTCCTCTGCTCTCCGGTTACCAAAATCTCCAAAG GGAACTTGTGCAATATGCTTGAACACGATGAAGCCGGGGCAGGGCCATGCCATTTTTACTGCCGAATGTTCTCACTCGTTTCATTTCCATTGCATCACTTCGAATGTAAAACATGGCAACCAGATATGTCCTGTCTGCCGagcaaaatggaaagaaattcCTTTCCATAGTCCTGCTTTTAACGGCTACCATGACATGGCTCGAATCAACCCGGTAACTGCAAGGGATGATGCTTGGACAACTGTCATGAGGAGGATCCCTTCGCCACAAGGGGACTCGGTTCGGCCGATTCCATCGCTCTATCATGTTCCTGAACCAGCTATCTTTGATGATGATGAAGCCTTGGATCAACAAAATTCAGTTACCTGCCATAAGAATGAGGCTGATCATGATGAGATTATGAACAGAATTGAGATAAAAACATATCCTGAAGTTTCATCTGTTCCAATGTCATCCTCCCATGATAATTTCGCCGTACTAATTCATCTCAAGGCTCCTCAGGCAGCTACAAAACAAAGTAATGTTGGAACCAACGGCGAAACAACTCCGAATTCTCGTGCCTCTGTTGATCTTGTCACAGTTCTTGATGTAAGTGGTAGCATGGGAGGCACTAAAATTGCATTGCTAAAACGAGCTATGGGTTTTGTCATACAGAATCTCGGTCCATCGGACCGTCTTTCTGTCATTGCCTTCTCCTCCACGGCAAGGCGGATCTTTCCTCTACGGCTGATGACTGATACCGGACGGCAACAGGCATTACAGGCTGTGAATTCTCTGTCTGCTAATGGTGGGACAAACATTGCTGAAGGCTTAAGGAAAGGTGCCAAGGTATTCACAGAATGCCGGTCGAAGAATCCGGTTTGCAGCATTATACTACTCTCTGATGGACAGGATACTTACACAGTGAATAGCAGGCCTAGTGTTGGAGCAGATTACCAGTCACTTGTCCCGAATTCGATTCATCGGAACAATGGAGCAGGATTGCAGATACCAGTGCATGCTTTTGGCTTTGGTTCTGATCATGATTCTACTTCGATGCATTCGATTTCTGAGATATCCGGCGGGACATTTTCGTTCATTGAAGCCGAGGATGTGATTCAGGATGCATTTGCACAATGTATTGGAGGTCTCTTGAGTGTTGTGGTGCAGGAATTACAAGTTGAAGTTGCTTGCATTCATCCTAGTCTTCAACTGAATTCGGTTAAAGCCGGAAGTTATCAAACAACCTTGTCAGGCAATGCTAGAATGGCTTCCATTAGTGTCGGAGATCTGTATGCCGACGAAGAAAGAGACTTTCTGGTGACAGTTAATGTTCCGGCCGACATGTCAAGCCATGAGATGTCATTGTTGCTTGTTAAGGGCCTTTATAGAGATCCCATCACAAAAGAAATGGTGTTTTTGGAAGAAAACTCTGAAGTGAAGATTCAAAGATCTGATTCTGGTGGAGTACAAGAAGTATCAATACAAGTGGACAGACAGCGAAATAGGCTTCGAGTAGCCGAGGCAATAGCCGAGGCTAGAATCGCAGCCGAACGTGGCAATCTGTCCACTGCAGTTTCTGTCCTTGATAGCTGCCACAAGGCATTGTCTGAGACTGTTTCTGCCAAAGCAGGGGACCGGCTATGCGCCGCGCTTTCGGCCGAGCTAAAGGAGATGCAAGAAAGGATGTCAACTCAACGTGTTTATGAGCAGTCTGGAAGGGCTTATGTTCTTTCAGGATTGAGTTCACATTCATGGCAAAGGGCAACCGCACGAGGCGATTCCACAGATAGTACTAGCCTTGTTCAAGCATACCAGACTCCGTCCATGGTCGACATGGTCACACGTTCACAGACCATGATCTTGGGCGCGCCAACCCAACATCGGCGCGTCCTAAGGCCGGCGAAGTCATTTCCTGAGAGGCAGAGCCAAAGAGGTCATTAA
- the LOC107634117 gene encoding senescence-specific cysteine protease SAG39-like yields MAYSNKIFQCISLALVVLFGILSLEANARILEDSIMHERHEKWMVQHGKYYKDSNEKELRFKIFKENVERIEAFNSDGNKSYKLGINQFADLTNDEFKGRNKFKGHMCSTITKTPTFRYENVSAVPPSIDWRQKGAVTPIKDQGQCGCCWAFSAVAATEGITKLTTGKLISLSEQELVDCDTKGVDQGCEGGLMDNAFKFIIQNKGLTTESNYPYTASDGTCNTKAESNHAASIKGFEDVPANSESALLKSVANQPVSVAIDASDFGFQFYSGGVFTGSCGTSLDHGVTAVGYGVSDDGTKYWLVKNSWGETWGEQGYIRMQRDIDAKQGLCGIAMQASYPTA; encoded by the exons ATGGCTTATTCCAACAAAATATTCCAATGCATTTCATTGGCTTTGGTTGTTCTTTTTGGAATCTTGTCTTTAGAGGCCAATGCTAGGATTCTTGAAGATTCCATAATGCATGAGAGACATGAAAAATGGATGGTTCAACATGGAAAATACTATAAAGACTCTAATGAAAAGGAATTAAGgttcaaaattttcaaagaaaatgTTGAACGAATTGAGGCCTTCAATAGTGATGGAAACAAGTCTTACAAGCTTGGTATTAATCAATTTGCTGATCTAACAAATGATGAGTTTAAGGGTAGGAATAAGTTCAAGGGTCACATGTGTTCCACAATCACAAAGACACCAACATTTAGGTATGAAAATGTGAGTGCTGTTCCACCTTCAATTGATTGGAGACAGAAAGGTGCTGTCACACCTATTAAGGACCAAGGCCAATGTG GATGTTGTTGGGCATTTTCTGCTGTGGCAGCAACAGAAGGAATCACAAAACTAACAACAGGGAAACTAATCTCCTTATCAgaacaagagcttgttgattgtGACACAAAAGGTGTGGACCAAGGTTGTGAAGGTGGTCTAATGGACAAtgcattcaaattcataatccaaaACAAAGGGCTCACAACAGAATCCAATTATCCATACACAGCATCTGATGGAACATGCAACACAAAAGCAGAATCAAACCATGCAGCCAGCATTAAAGGGTTTGAAGATGTACCTGCCAACAGTGAAAGTGCACTTCTAAAAAGTGTTGCCAATCAACCAGTTTCCGTTGCCATTGATGCTAGTGACTTTGGTTTCCAGTTTTACTCAGGTGGTGTTTTCACTGGATCTTGTGGTACTAGTTTGGATCATGGTGTCACTGCAGTTGGTTATGGAGTTAGTGATGATGGAACTAAGTATTGGTTGGTTAAGAATTCATGGGGTGAGACATGGGGTGAACAAGGTTACATTAGAATGCAAAGAGATATTGATGCTAAACAAGGTTTGTGTGGCATTGCAATGCAAGCTTCTTACCCTACTGCATAA